In one window of Mesotoga infera DNA:
- a CDS encoding IclR family transcriptional regulator, whose amino-acid sequence MLSKAFFDILVSMSSSEVNIMEHFKAFKKVDEIFELFFEQSKWRLSDIVDRLGYPKATVHHILAAMTELDYLTKDRNFYMLGNRILQLSGLMRRNLEFREVALPYLEELRNEINETIHLTSLFRDQVIYIECLHPTHALRPHSTVGVTASMYCTGVGKALLAFQPNSYVDGYLERVTLARRTDNTITDKEQLRKELEWIREHGYAYDRIEQEENIKCLAAPILDNHGVAKYAVSIAGPSNRMTDEAIERYKEPFLKTIEKLNRLFIDFET is encoded by the coding sequence TTGCTATCGAAAGCATTTTTTGATATTCTAGTATCAATGTCATCGAGTGAGGTCAATATTATGGAACATTTCAAGGCTTTCAAAAAAGTGGACGAGATTTTCGAGCTGTTCTTTGAGCAAAGCAAATGGAGACTCAGCGACATAGTGGACAGGTTAGGTTATCCCAAAGCCACCGTTCATCATATTCTTGCAGCAATGACAGAGCTGGATTACCTAACGAAGGACAGGAACTTCTATATGCTCGGAAACAGGATTCTCCAGTTGAGTGGACTCATGAGAAGGAACCTCGAGTTCAGAGAAGTGGCTCTGCCGTACCTTGAGGAACTCAGAAATGAAATCAACGAGACTATTCATCTTACATCGCTATTCAGAGATCAAGTGATTTACATCGAATGTCTCCATCCGACTCACGCACTTCGTCCGCACTCGACGGTCGGTGTCACCGCTTCAATGTACTGCACAGGCGTCGGGAAGGCATTGCTCGCCTTTCAACCGAACTCTTATGTCGACGGTTATCTGGAAAGAGTTACCCTGGCAAGAAGAACCGACAATACCATCACCGACAAGGAGCAGCTCAGAAAAGAGCTAGAGTGGATAAGAGAACACGGCTATGCGTATGACAGGATCGAACAGGAGGAAAACATAAAGTGCCTTGCCGCACCCATATTGGACAATCACGGAGTCGCGAAGTATGCCGTAAGCATTGCCGGGCCTTCTAATAGAATGACCGACGAAGCAATTGAAAGATACAAGGAACCCTTTTTGAAGACAATAGAAAAGCTTAACAGGCTGTTTATTGATTTCGAGACCTGA